The genomic window TGAATATCCTATGTTTATGACAGGGAAAGCAGGAACATATAATTATTCAGATAATGATTTAGTAAATCCTGTTGGATATTTAAATTTATGGTTTGCAAAGGAATTAAATAGACCAGAATTAACTTGGTATCATAAATTTTATATGGATCAAGTAGATTCAATAGTTAATGTATATGATTTATTATGGTATGATCCAAACTTATATAAAGGTGATGCCCCTAAGGAATTAGACAAAATGTATAAAAATCAATCTGTAATAACAATGAGAAAAGATTGGGGTAATAAAGAAAGTAGTTTCTTAGGTTTTAAAGGTGGATTAAATGGAGCACCACATGGGGATTTAGATATAGGTAGCTTTGTATACGATTCACTAGGTGTAAGATGGGCAATGGATTTAGGTAAGGAAAATTATAATTTACAAGGATATTGGGAAAATACCGAAAATGGTAAGAGATGGTCATACTATAGAAAAAATGCAGAAGGTCATAATACTTTAGTAATAAATCCTTCAAAAGAGATAAATCAAGTAGTTCCAGCATATTCAGAAGTAATTGATAAAAAACTTAATGGAAAAGATGGAGGATATGGTGTATTAGATTTAACTTCAGCATATGAAAATTATGCAGTAAAGGTAAATAGAGGATTTAATTTTATAAATAGAAATGAGCTATTAATGAGAGATGAGTTCTTATTAAAACGAGAAGGCGAAGTTATTTGGCAAATGCATACAAAGGCAGATGCTGATATTGTTGAAAATGGTAAAGCTGTTATATTAAAAGATGGAGACAATAGATTATATGTTAAACTTCTTACAAAAGGAAATTTAGAGTTTGAAGTAGTAGAGGCTAAACCTTATAAAGAGTCAATAAATCCATCAGGACAAAATCAAAATACAGGAATAAAAAAAATTATAGTAAAATCTAAGAGAAAAGAAGGAGCGATAGATGTTTGGATGGCTCCATTTAAAGATGGCGATAGAACTCCTAATAATGCTCCTGAAGTAAAGAAATTAGCTGATTGGGGAGAATATTATTCAAATTAAGAGATTGTTAAAATGAAATGTAATAATGTTTTAAGTTACTTTGAGCTAGGATAAATAATAAATTATAATAACATAAAATAGCATAATCTATTCAATTCTATCATATAACTATATAGATAATAATGGAAATGGTGGGATTAGAAAATGGGATGGCAAGAAAGAGTTAATGAGCAAAAAGAAAAGATATTAAAAAATATAGAATATGGAAAAAGCATAGGAGTAAATAAAATATCAGCTATATTTATGCTAGAAGATGCTGAGAAAGACAAAATTGAAAAGGAACTTATTACATGGCTTATATTAGATGGATATAGAGTTGAACTTAAACAAGACGAAGTTAAAATATTAATAATAGAATGGAATAATTAATAATGGGAAATCCACAGCTTAAATGCTGTGGATTTTCTATTTATTTTAGTTTAGTATTAAATTTATAAATTTGTTTATAATTTATAATATAAAAGTATTTAAGTGGTGATTAATATGATATTAAATAAAGAATTTTATAAAAGAAATGCTCTTGAAGTTGCAAAAGATCTTTTAGGAAAAGTACTAGTAAGGAAAATTGACGGTATAGAAATAAGAGGTAGAATAGTTGAAACAGAGGCATATATTGGAGCTATAGACAAAGCAAGCCATGCATATAACGGTAGGAGAACAGAAAGAACCGAACCTTTATATGAAGAGGGAGGAATAGCATATGTATATTTTATATATGGATTATATCATTGTTTTAACGTAATTTCAGGTGAAAAAGACATTGCAGAGGGAGTTTTAATTAGAGCTATTGAGCCATTAGATAATTTAGAATATTTATCTAATACTAGGTTTAAAAAAGACTATAAAAGTTTAAGTAGAAGTCAAAAGAAAGCTTTAACTAATGGACCATCGAAGCTTTGTATGGCTTTAAATATAACTAAAGCTGAAAATTATAAAAAGTTATATTTAGATGGAGGATTATACATAGAAAATTCTAGTTATAATAATTTTGATATAGTAGAAACAAAGAGGGTAGGGATTGATTATGCAGAGGAGGCAGTAGATTTTTTGTGGAGATTTTACATTAAAGATAATCCTTATGTATCAGTAAAGTAGTTTATGGGAAATATAGCTATGTATATTTGGATAGCAATAATAAAAAACTATTATAAAATTTAAATATTAAGGAGGATAAACCATGAAAATAAAAAGACTAATTTTAGGTTTTTTACTTTTTATGATTATAGGGGTAGTACCAGTATATGCAAAACCACCTAGATCCCCAGTAATGATAGGAGAAATTATTGAAGTTCAAAAAGCTGAAGGGGAAAATATTATTAAAATATTAGTAGATGGATATCTAAAAGGAGGTGAAATTCTAAAAGAACAAGTATTAGTTTTGATAAATGAAGAAACTGTAGTTATGGATTCATCTAATGATACTAAGGAAAAGATTGAGTTTGAAAAAGGGGATAAAGTTTATGTTAGGCTAAATGATGCCATGACTAAATCCATACCTCCACAAGCAACAGCTAAAAGAGTATATATTTCAAAAAAATAAGCAATATTAGGAACATTTTGAGATTAAATTTTCTTTATCGCAAAATGTTCTTTTTATTTTTATAGAATAAACCTGTAAAATATAGTAAAATATTACTAAATATAAAAATATAGGAGGAAGATTTCTTGATAGTAATAATAAATGGTGCTTTTGGAGTAGGAAAAACATCAGTTGCTAAGAGACTAGTTAAAAATATTCCTAATAGTATGATGTATAATCCGGAAGAAATAGGCTTTATGTTAAGAAATATTATACCAGACGAAATAATAAATTATGAGGAAAAAGCTGAAAGCTTTCAAGATTTGGATTTATGGAAAAAACTTGTGATTAATATAGCAAAAGAGCTTATTAATAAATATAAAAAAAATTTAATAATACCTATTACATTAAGAAATCATAAATATTTTAATCATATATATCACGGATTATCTTTAATTGATAGTGAAGTATATCATTTTTGTTTAACAGCATCAATAGAAACTATTCATAAAAGGCTATTAAAAAGAGGAGATAAACCTGGAACAAGGTGTTTTAATGAAACTCTTAATTGTGTGGAAGCGTTTAAACATATAGAATTTAAAGAGCATATAGATACGGAAAATTTAAATTTAGATAATGTAGAAGACATAATATTAGAGAAAATTAAAAAATTAAGAAATAGTCTTATTAGGTCAGAATATTTGTCAAAAAGGGAATATTCAATAAAGGCTAAAAATGTGGATTTAAAGTTATTAAATTCATCACATCAATCTGTTACTCATATATATAAAAAGAAACCTTATTATGAAATAAATTTACAGACACATCCATTAATTATACAACAAGAGTTGGATATTTATGATTTGAGTAAATATATTGTAAACCTAAGAATTAAAGATATAGATAGTGAGAAATTAAATAGATTAGTTAATAGTTTAAGTTTTTTTGAAAAAGAAAAATATAAGATGATAGAGAAAGTATTAAACTATACAAGAACAATGAATTTTAGTAAAAAAGTGGCAGAAGAAATGTTTAATTCTAAAGATAATAAAAATGACATTAAATCAGTGTTAAAAGATGAAGATAATTGTATTCAAAGTACTAACATATTTATAGCTATAGTTAGGCGTCTTAATATTCCAGCAAAATTTATTTTAGGTAAAATTTCTAATGATTGTTATCATACTTGGGCAGAAATATTTATAGAAAAGGTAGGATGGATTCCAGTAGAAACACAAATTTGTATACCTATAGATGTTAATAAAGGATACTTTGGAATAACTAACAAGCATATAAAAATATGTGAAGGAGTAAATTTTGAAGACATTAGTAAAAAACATTTTAAATTTGATTTTGAAATAAAGGGTATTAAATAAACTTTAAAAAATAATAGTTAGGATGTATAATTAAAAATGAAAATGTATATCATTAAATATTAAATTTCATCTAAATTATTTAATAAAGTAAAGTATATTTATTTAAAGGAGCGGTATAAAATATGAGAACAGTAATTATTACGGACTCTTGTTGTGATTTACCAATAAAGTTTGTTGAAGAAAATAATATAGAGGTTTTACCTATAAGAATAAATTTAAAGGGGCAAGATATACCAGATGACTTAGGTCAAACTATGAAACCTAAAGAATTTTATGAAATGATAAGAACAGGAGAGTTACCTACAACGTCACAAATAAATTCTTATGTTTTTAAAGAAGCATTTAAAAAGCATATTGATAATGGTGATTCTGTTATATATCTTGGTTTTTCATCTGCATTAAGTGGATGTGTAAATAGTGCTAAATTAGCAAAAGAAATGTTGGAGGAAGAAATAGGAGATGTTGACATAAGTATAGTAGATTCTAAAAGTGCTTCTTTAGGATTAGGACTTTTGGTATATACTTTATGGAATTTAATTAATAGTGGATTAAGTAAAGATGAAGCTGTTAAGTGGATAGAAGATAACAAGCTTAAAGTGAATCATTGGTTTACAGTAAATGATTTAAATCATTTAAAGCGAGGGGGAAGAGTATCAGCAGCAGCAGCAACACTTGGAACCATGTTAAATATAAAGCCTATTTTACATGTTGATAATGAGGGAAGATTAATTCCAGTTTTAAAGGTAAAGGGAAGAAAAAAATCATTAAAAACATTAGCAGAAAAATTAAATGAGAATATTGTTAATTCCGAAGAGCAAGTTATCTTTATAAGCCATGGAGATTGCGAAGATGAGGCTATTCATTTGAAGGATATTATTTTAAGTAATAAAAAAGTAAAAGATGTAATTATAAATAATATTGGACCTGCTGTTGGATCTCATTCAGGACCAGGAACAGTTGCTTTATTTTTTATAGGAGAAAGTAGATAAAAATAATAGCTATATAAATACTTCTAGGAATAATCTTATTTGACAAGTAGTAGAATAGTTTTTATCCTATTCTTAGGAGCGTGAATATTATGAGTAAAGTGGAAGAGAAAAAGAGAAAAAAAGAGGAAATTTTATTTAATACAGCTTTCAATTTATTTTCAACTAAAGGTATAAATAATACCGCTATAAGCGATATTGTAAAATCAGCAGGAGTAGCTAAAGGAACTTTTTATTTATATTTCAAGGATAAGTATGATATAAGAGATAAATTAATTACTAATAAAACAGGAGAGCTTTTTGAAAGAGCAATTTTAAGCTTAAAAAGTAAAAATATAACTCAGTTTGATGAGCAAGTAATTTTTGTAATCAATTATGTAATAGATGAACTAAATAAAGATAAGCTTCTTTTAAGAATGATTGCTCGTAACTTATCTTGGGGAATATATAAAAAGGCATTGGATAGATCAAGACAAGGTAATGCTTATAGTTATTATGATTTATTTATGGAAAATGCTAATGAGAAAAGTATTAAATTTAAAAATCCAGAAGTTCTTTTATTTACTATTATAGAAATGGTTGGCTCAACTTGTTATAGCTCAATACTTTATGGACAACCAGTGGGGATAGAGGAGTTTAAACCACATCTTTATGAAAGTATTTTAGCTATCTTAGCTGCAGGAAGAGCTTAACTTTATTATTTAAAACATAATATTAATTAATATAAAGTCAATGGAAATTAATGTTTTAACCATTAATATTCATTGACTTTTTAATTTTATATATTAAAAAAAGAATAATTCAGGAATATATTCCATATAAAAATATAAAAGGAAATATTGACCAATGGTCATAAATGTGTTAAGGTAAAAATATACAAATGACCAACAGTCAATTTTGAGAGAGGTGAAGGACATGTACAAGTTTGGTAAATTTATAGGTAAAAACAGAATAATAGTGCTTATAATAGCAATTCTATTAACTATTCCATCTATATTTGGAATGGTAGCTACAAAAACAAATTACGATATGTTGACATACTTACCTAAAGATTTGGAATCAGTAAAAGGTCAAGAAGTAATTAGTGATTCTTTTGGATCATCAGAAATAGCTATGCTGGTTTTAGAAGATGTTAGGGATTATGAAGTTTCAGATATTGTAAAAGAGGTAAAGGAGGTTGATGGTGTAGATTCCGTAATATGGTTAAGGGATATAGTTGACTTAGAAATACCTAAAGAGATGCTACCAAAAGAAATTTCAGATATGGTATATAGAGATGAATGTACTTTAGTACCAATAAATCTTTCAGAATCTTCAGCTGATGATAAAACTTTAAAGGCTATAGAGGAAATTAGAAATATAGCAGAAAATCATACAGGAAAATATCATTTAAGTGGTATAGCACCATTGCTTAAAGACATGATTAAGGTTGCAGATCATGAAAGAGGGTTTTATGTGCTATTAGCAGTAGTTTTAGCGGTAATAGTACTTATTTTAACATCAACTTCATTTATAATTCCAATATTATTTTTATTAGGTATTGGATTTGCAGTTCTTTATAATATGGGAACAAATTACTTTTTAGGAGAGATATCATATATAACAAAAGCTATTGCAGCAGTTCTTCAATTAGGAGTTACAATGGATTTCTCCATTTTCTTATATCATAGATATGAAGAGGAAAGAGAAAAGAAAGTTGAAAAAATTGAAGCTATGGCAGTGGCAATTTCTAATACAGCAAGTTCAGTTTCAGGAGCAGCCCTTACAACAATTGCTGGATTTTTAGCTTTGGCATTTATGAAACTTGGTTTAGGTAAAGATATAGGAATAGTAATGGCCAAGGGAGTTTTTCTCGGAATTATATCAACAATTACAATACTACCATCATTAATATTAGTGTCAGATTCAATTATAAACAAATTTAATCATAAAGATATAATGCCGAAATTTAATAAACTTGCAAAGTTAGTAACTAAAAAACCAGCATTATTTATAATAATAGCAGTAATAATATCTGTACCGGCTATTTATGGACAACAACATACTGAAGTTTATTACAATGTGGATAGAGGATTACCTCAAGATATGGAATCTATAGATGCTTTAAATCATTTAAAAGAAACCTATGATATGCAAACAACTGATTTTATAGGATTTAGTGATGATTTATCAATTAACGAAGTTAATGAAATGGTAAATAGAATAGAAAAATTAGATGGAATAGAATCAGTGTTAGCATATCCAAAGATGATAGGACCAATGATTCCAACAACAACTATTCCAGAAGAATATAAAAAAATATTTTTTGGTAATGGATATCAACGTATTTTGGTAAACTCATCATATTCAAATGCATCAGATGAAGTTTCAAATCAACTTCAAGAGATAAATGACATTGTTAAAGAATATGATGATAATGCTTTTGTAACAGGAGAAGCACAACTAACAAAAGATTTAATTACAATATCAGATATAGATTTTAAAAATGTAAATCTAATATCAATATTAGTAGTATTTTTAATAATAGCCATTGTATTAAAATCTATAACATTACCTATTATATTAGTTGCATCTATACAGCTTGCTATATTTATAAATATGGGAATACCAACATATACACATACAGTAATTCCTTTTGTTTCTTCAATTGTAATTGGATGTATTCAGTTAGGTTCTACTGTTGATTATGCAATATTACTTACAACTAGATTTAAAGAAGAGTTACTATATACATCTGATAAAAGAAAGGCAATGGAAATAGCACTTTCATCTTCAGGAAAATCAATAGTGACAAGTGCAGCATCATTTTTTGCAGCAACCATAGGGGTTGTCTTTATATCTAAAATAGATTTAATTAGTTCTTTAACATCTATGATGGCAAGAGGCGCAATAATAAGTATGTTAGTTATATTATTTATTTTGCCATCTATATTACTTGTTTTAGAACCTATTATAAATAAAACTACTCATAATTGGAAAAAGACTAATAGTATTGAGGAAGCGAGGTAATTAAAATGAGAAATAGAAATAAAAGAATAATATGTGTAAGCGCATTAGCGTTAACAACATCTTTAGTTTTAAATACAACAGCAACTTTTGCAGGAACTAAAAATGAAGTTGTATTTGTATCAATGGGATCTAATGGAGAGGCTAAAAATATAACAGTAAGTAATCATATTGAAGTAGATGGAAGTAAGGAAATAAAAGATAAGAGCTTACTTAAAGATATTACAAACTTAAAAGGAGAGGAAAAACCAGAGAAAAATGGTGATTCTTTAATATGGAAAACAAATGGTAATGATGTATATTATCAAGGAACTATAAAAAAAGATTTGCCTGTAGACACATCTATAAAATATTATCTAAATGATAAAGAGATTGAAGCTAATGATTTAGCAGGAAAAAGCGGGAAATTAAAAATTAAAATAAGTCAAAGAAATAATATTTCAGAAGTTAAAGATATAAAAGGAGAAAATAGAAGAATATATACACCTTTTTATTCATTAGTTGCATTACCCTTGGAGACAGATAAGATAAAAAATATAAAGATAAGTGATGCCGGAAAAATAATTGGTGATGGAAAAAGAGAAGTTATATTTGCTGTTTTATTACCTGGTATGAAAGAAAACTTAAAGGATATTGATAATGTGGATGCCTATGATTCATTAGAAATAGAAGGAGATATAGATGAGTTTGAAATGCAATCAATTTATATAACAACATCTTCGAAGCTTCCAGATACTAAAGAAATAGATGGATTAAATGATTTGAGTAATATGACATCAGATTTAGATAATTTAGTAGATGCTAGTAAAAAGTTAGTAAGTGGATCAGATAAACTAGCAGATGGAGTAACCACTTATTCAGAAAAAATGAAAGAGTATCAAGGTGGAATAAATACATTTATGAGTGGAGTTACAACAGTTATGGGAAGCTTAGAAAAGGCATCAGATGGAGTAAATAAATTACATGACGGGACTAACTCTTTATCACAAAATACAGAAATATTTGTGAGTAAAGGTAATCAGTTAATTGAAGGTGCACAAGGACAAGCAGAAGCAATAAGTAAAATAAATGAAGCTTTAGCTTCTATTACTGCCACACTTCCAGAAAGTCAACAAAAGCAAATGCTTTTAGGGCTACAGGGAAAAGTTACAGAGTTATCTAATGGATCTAATGCTTATGTTCAAGGAATAACAGGATATGTTGAAGCGGCTGGAAAACTACAAGAAGGAATAACTATGGTAAACGGTGGAGTTAATCAGCTTTATGAAGGTTTTTCAGGAGTTAAAAATGGTAAAGAACAGTTAAATGAAGGCAAGAGTAAATTAGAAGAATCTACAAATAAATTAGTTGAAGCATCAGGGGAACTAAAAAAAGGAGCTAATACATTATCAGATGGTATGACTAAATTTAATAACGAAGGGATAATGAAATTATATAATACTGTAAATGAAAAGATAAATGAAGTTAAAAAAATAGAAGATATAGAAAAAGAAGTAACCGGAATGGCTAAAGAATA from Clostridium septicum includes these protein-coding regions:
- a CDS encoding TetR/AcrR family transcriptional regulator; its protein translation is MSKVEEKKRKKEEILFNTAFNLFSTKGINNTAISDIVKSAGVAKGTFYLYFKDKYDIRDKLITNKTGELFERAILSLKSKNITQFDEQVIFVINYVIDELNKDKLLLRMIARNLSWGIYKKALDRSRQGNAYSYYDLFMENANEKSIKFKNPEVLLFTIIEMVGSTCYSSILYGQPVGIEEFKPHLYESILAILAAGRA
- a CDS encoding DegV family protein; translation: MRTVIITDSCCDLPIKFVEENNIEVLPIRINLKGQDIPDDLGQTMKPKEFYEMIRTGELPTTSQINSYVFKEAFKKHIDNGDSVIYLGFSSALSGCVNSAKLAKEMLEEEIGDVDISIVDSKSASLGLGLLVYTLWNLINSGLSKDEAVKWIEDNKLKVNHWFTVNDLNHLKRGGRVSAAAATLGTMLNIKPILHVDNEGRLIPVLKVKGRKKSLKTLAEKLNENIVNSEEQVIFISHGDCEDEAIHLKDIILSNKKVKDVIINNIGPAVGSHSGPGTVALFFIGESR
- a CDS encoding transglutaminase domain-containing protein, which gives rise to MIVIINGAFGVGKTSVAKRLVKNIPNSMMYNPEEIGFMLRNIIPDEIINYEEKAESFQDLDLWKKLVINIAKELINKYKKNLIIPITLRNHKYFNHIYHGLSLIDSEVYHFCLTASIETIHKRLLKRGDKPGTRCFNETLNCVEAFKHIEFKEHIDTENLNLDNVEDIILEKIKKLRNSLIRSEYLSKREYSIKAKNVDLKLLNSSHQSVTHIYKKKPYYEINLQTHPLIIQQELDIYDLSKYIVNLRIKDIDSEKLNRLVNSLSFFEKEKYKMIEKVLNYTRTMNFSKKVAEEMFNSKDNKNDIKSVLKDEDNCIQSTNIFIAIVRRLNIPAKFILGKISNDCYHTWAEIFIEKVGWIPVETQICIPIDVNKGYFGITNKHIKICEGVNFEDISKKHFKFDFEIKGIK
- a CDS encoding efflux RND transporter permease subunit; translation: MYKFGKFIGKNRIIVLIIAILLTIPSIFGMVATKTNYDMLTYLPKDLESVKGQEVISDSFGSSEIAMLVLEDVRDYEVSDIVKEVKEVDGVDSVIWLRDIVDLEIPKEMLPKEISDMVYRDECTLVPINLSESSADDKTLKAIEEIRNIAENHTGKYHLSGIAPLLKDMIKVADHERGFYVLLAVVLAVIVLILTSTSFIIPILFLLGIGFAVLYNMGTNYFLGEISYITKAIAAVLQLGVTMDFSIFLYHRYEEEREKKVEKIEAMAVAISNTASSVSGAALTTIAGFLALAFMKLGLGKDIGIVMAKGVFLGIISTITILPSLILVSDSIINKFNHKDIMPKFNKLAKLVTKKPALFIIIAVIISVPAIYGQQHTEVYYNVDRGLPQDMESIDALNHLKETYDMQTTDFIGFSDDLSINEVNEMVNRIEKLDGIESVLAYPKMIGPMIPTTTIPEEYKKIFFGNGYQRILVNSSYSNASDEVSNQLQEINDIVKEYDDNAFVTGEAQLTKDLITISDIDFKNVNLISILVVFLIIAIVLKSITLPIILVASIQLAIFINMGIPTYTHTVIPFVSSIVIGCIQLGSTVDYAILLTTRFKEELLYTSDKRKAMEIALSSSGKSIVTSAASFFAATIGVVFISKIDLISSLTSMMARGAIISMLVILFILPSILLVLEPIINKTTHNWKKTNSIEEAR
- a CDS encoding DNA-3-methyladenine glycosylase produces the protein MILNKEFYKRNALEVAKDLLGKVLVRKIDGIEIRGRIVETEAYIGAIDKASHAYNGRRTERTEPLYEEGGIAYVYFIYGLYHCFNVISGEKDIAEGVLIRAIEPLDNLEYLSNTRFKKDYKSLSRSQKKALTNGPSKLCMALNITKAENYKKLYLDGGLYIENSSYNNFDIVETKRVGIDYAEEAVDFLWRFYIKDNPYVSVK
- a CDS encoding DUF3221 domain-containing protein, coding for MKIKRLILGFLLFMIIGVVPVYAKPPRSPVMIGEIIEVQKAEGENIIKILVDGYLKGGEILKEQVLVLINEETVVMDSSNDTKEKIEFEKGDKVYVRLNDAMTKSIPPQATAKRVYISKK